From Brucella anthropi ATCC 49188:
CGTTGAAGCTCCTTTAGGGCCGATCAGCACATCCGGTCCGCTTATCTGTACGCGATCCGCCACCGCCAGCGCGTTTGTTATTCCGCTCACAATCTGACGAAGCGAACCTTCGGAGCTTTTGCCCAATCGTAACACATCGTGTGCATTTCCGAGTGCAAACAGGCGTCTGGTAAAGGTGTTGATCACTTCTTCATCAGCATTGTTATTGAAAGTCTGACCAGCAATCGCCGCTACTATGCTAAAGGTATTTTTGATCCGATGAGCGAGTTCGGCATTCAGTATGCGAGCATGTTTTTCCGCTTCAACCTTTGTCGTGGTCTCGATGACAGTATCCATCATGCCGGCTATTTGTCCCCGTTCATTATAAATCGGGCTATAGCAGAAGGTAAAATAACATTGCTCGGGGTATCCGTGCCGATCGATGACCAAGGGAAAGTCTTCAATGAAGATGGCTTCACCCGCATAGGCCTTCTGGACCATCGGTTGAATTTCATCCCAAGCCTCGGCCCAAATATCGCGGAATGAAGCTCCCATGCAGTTCTCTTTCTCACCGAGAATCTGTCGGAAGGCATCGTTATAAATCGTGGTGAATTCCGGTCCCCAGATAATGGCCTTTGGGAAATGCGAAGCCAGCATCATCTGAACCGCGGTTATCAGAGAGGTGGGCCAGTTTTCTGGCTTTCCGATTGGATTGCTGTTCCAATCCAACATCCGGATTTCATCGGCCGACTGTCCACGCGCATGCAAGAAAAGCACTGCACTATCCATAAATTTTTCCATACCGGTATGCGGAAGATTCAAAGGCGACCAAGGAAAAACATATTGGATTCAAAGCGTAAATGCCAGGCGAATGTTACTCATGAGACTTCGCAACAAAAAGGCGACCTCGTGGACCGCCTTTTCATATCTCTGAGATAATGCTTGTCAAAACTTGTAAGCTACACCTAAACGAACGTCATGTGTTTTGAACTTGTCTTCGACACTTACATCCGTGCCAAAATCAAAGTCCTTCTTACCATAATCAGTGTAGCGATATTCAAGGCGCAGAATGAGGTTGTCAGTAGCAGCGTAGTCCACACCCGCACCGGCCGTCCAGCCAGTATAGGTTTTGCTTTGCGATACGCTGATTTCATCCACACCGTCCGTTGCTGAAAGCGTGTTTTTCACACTACCGAATGCAACCCCGCCCGCGATATAGGGCATGAAGCGATCAAATGCGACACCGGCCCGTGCGCGAACAGCACCCGACCACCGCAACTTGCTCTCAAGGTCACCAGCAATATCTCCGTCAGTAGCGCTGTAGTTGTCCTTTAGATTATTATAGGTGATATCGCCGTCGACACCGAGAATGAAGTTATTGCCGACATCAAAGTTATAACCGGCATAAAGACCACCGAGAAAACCGTCCGGTTTCACACGGAAAGCATCTTCGAATTCCGATTTTCCCCACCCGTAGCCGATCTGCCCACCAATATAAGCGCCAGTCCAGCTAAAAATAGGTTCAGCAACGATTACCGGCGCAGGCTCCTCAACGATAGCGTCAGCAGCTTTCGCACCCGTTGTAGCAATAAGAGCAACAGTTGACGCCAAAAGAAGAGACTTAATTTTCATGGCATTTCTCCGTGACCTAATAGCCTAAGGTTATTTCGCTATTTAAAAGATAACTCATAGATGAAATATGTCTGTAGTATTAATGTCACAACCAGATCGAGAGCCGACATTTCGCCACCTACTGTTAAAAGCAGTTAATTAAGTCTTTCCGCTAACCTAAAACATGTTGATCTAGCCATCATGATGACCAATGGCGTTCTGTGCCTGCCAATCCATAACCGCATCGTGCCGCGAGATCGCGAACCGTCAACAGCCATCGTCATCCGTTGGTCAGCTCTTTTCCGCATCGATGAAAAGTAGCCATTTCAAAGTGCGACGCTCGGCATCGCTAAGTTCGGGCGCAACTAGCCGGATAGCTCCAGCGGCATCGATCTGCGAGCCAAGTTTTCCGGCCAGCCAGTGTTCGGGGATGGCAGGATGTATGTAAGACTGCCGGCATACCGTTCTTGTATTGCCGAGCATGTGCGCAACCTTATCGATTGCGCTATTAAGCCTTTGCTTTTGCGCCCTGTCACTGTCAGGCAAATCGAGACAGCGTAGCAACTCAAGGGCAGTTGCCGTTGCAGCCCAAGTTCGAAAATGCTTCGACGTGAAATCGGACCGCATAGTCACTCGCAGATAGTCATTTATATCCTGAGAGGAGACGGGACAGCGATCACCCGCCCCGTCAATATATTGAAATAACTGCTGCCCAGGCAGTTCCTGTATGGAGCGTATGATACGCGCAATTCGTTTATCGGAAAGCTTGAGACTCCACATTTTGCCCGATTTGCCAGTAAATGCGAGCCGCAATCCGCCACGCTCATCCCGCAAATGCCGATTGCGAAGCGTAGTGACCCCAAAGCTCTTGTTGTCACGTGCATAATCTGGATTTCCGACCCGCAGCAATAGTCGATCCATCAGCCAGATGACGGTCGCAACGACCTTTTCACGACAGAGCGAGCGTCGCCGCATATCGATATCGACCACTTTGCGCAGTCGGCTGAGTGCACCGGCGAAATCTGGCAGACTTGAAAATTTGGTTTCCTCCTGCATCGCCATCCACGCGGAGTGATAACGATATTGCTTTCTTCCGCGCGTATCACGCCCGGTTGCCTGTATATGTCCGCGCTGATCGCAACATATCCAGACATCGTTCCAAGCAGGCGGAATGGCAAGCTTAGCAATCCTGTTTCGATCCGCGACTGAAATCGCCTTTTTGTCAAACCGAACATAACGAAACCCGGCTCCACAACGCAGGCGCCTAATTCCCGGCGCGGTGTCGCTGACATGGACCAACCCATGAGCAGCATTGTTTTGTAGCAGCGGAACAGCGGAAGACTTTTTAAGCAATTTGCAACCCCAGTCGTACTTTCCTTGCCGAATAACCACTACAAACCACAACAGGTTCCCAGACGGAAAAAATCTAATCGGGAACTATCGGGCTTCAAACAGGTTATCCTGTTCTTCCGGAGGATCAGTTCGTGCCCCACGCTTTCTGGAAAGGCTATCTCAAACTCTCGCTCGTCACCTGTGCAGTGGAGCTGACACCTGCGACCAGCGAAAGCGAGAAAGTGCGCTTCCACACCCTGAATGTTGAGACCGGCAACCGAGTGATCAGCCGATACGTGGATTCGGTTACGCACAAGCCAGTGCGGGATGATGACGAGGTCAAAGGGTTCGATAAAGGTGACGGAAGTTATGTCATTCTTGAAGAGGATGAGCTGGAGGCTGTGGCGCTTGAGAGCACAAGAACTATAGACATCGACAAGTTCGTACCGAGGGACAGTATCGGCTGGATCTGGTACGACAAGCCGCATTATCTCGCGCCTTCCGACAAGGTGGGCCAAGAAGCCTTTTCCGTCATCCGGGAGGCAATGGTTAAAAGCGCAGTCTTCGGTCTGGCCCGGCTTGTCATGTACCGACGCGAAAGAGCAGTGCTTCTCGAACCGCGCGGTCGCGGAATTGTTTTGTGGACGTTGCGTTTCGGCGATGAAGTGCGGAATGCCACCGACTACTTTTCCACTATTGAAGATAGCAAACCCGACAAGAAGCTTCTTTCCATGGTCCGCAGGCTCATCAAGGGCAAGACAGAAGATTGGAAACCCGATTTTCTTCAGGACCCAATGCAGAAGAACCTTCAGTCGATGATTGCTGCAAAGAAGAAAAAGAAAACGGCATCGGTATCGAAGCCGCGCAAGACGGCACCTGAAACCGAAGGCAATGTTATCAACATCATGGATGCCCTACGAAAAAGCCTTGCCGGTGAAAATACAAAAAGCTGATGCGAAGAGTTCTGCCTATTTCTTCAGCTTAGGCAGCGGCGTTTCCGCGCTGCGAAAATCCTGCCAGGGATCGCTATTCAATGCGGCCAGCCGGTTCGGCGTGTTGACAATAGTAAAATGGGCGGGGCCTATTGCTGACGTCACTTCGTCCCACCCAAGCGGCATGGAAACTGCAGCACCAGGACGTGCCCGCGGCGAATAGGGTGCTACAGCAGTCATGCCGCGCTGATTGCGCAGATAATCAATAAGAATTTTGCCTTTGCGCTTGGCCTTGGAAATCGTCGAAACATAGCGATCAGGACTGTCTGCAGCCATCTGGTCGGCAATAGCCTTTGTAAAGCTCTTGAGGGCGTCCCAGTCGACCTTCGGCTTCAATGGCGCGACCACATGTAGTCCCTTGCCACCGGACGTTTTAACAAACGTCTTCAATCCGAGTTTTTCCAGACGTTCCTTGGTCTCGATTGCGGCTTCGATCACGCGCGACCATGGAACGCCCTCACCCGGATCGAGATCCATTGTCAACGTATCCGGTAGCTCCCAATTTTTGAGCGTAGAACCCCAGGGGTGAATTTCCAGCGTCGCGGCTTGCACCAGACCGATCAGCCCGTTGAAGTCCCGAATGCTGATATAAGGCTCCTCTTCCTTGTTCTCTGGATCTTGAACTTCGATAATATGTTCATTCAACCCCTTCCACGCGTGCCTTTGAAAGAAGTGTTCTCCGTCAATTCCGGTTGGGCAGCGTAACAATGCCAGGGGGCGGTTGACGATGAAAGGTTCGATGCTGGACCAGATAGCGGAATAATAATCTGCGAGACCCTGTTTTGTGACACCTTCGCCCGGCCAGTAAACCCGGTCGGGATGTGTGAGCTTCACGTCGATCTCCTCGGGGCCTTTACTGGAAATACGGGGTGACATGGTTTGCTTCTCCCATATGACGTCCTTGGCAGCCTTATCGTCTCGTACCCCCCTGAAGGACGCGTGACGCAATCGCTTATCGGCAGTCCAGGCACGAAATTCGATTTCCGCTACCAGCAGCGGTGTAACGAACTTGGCTCCGCGCCTTTCATCTGCCGTCAGCGGCACGGCGAATGGGCTCCCTCCCTGCCGCATGGCTTGCAGCCGTTTGTAAAGTTCTTTTGCAATCCTGACCGAAAAGCCTGTTCCCACCCGGCCTACGGGAACCAGCCCCTTCTTATCCTGTACACCCAAAAGGAGCGAACCGATTGCCGCTCGCGTTACCGTCGACGGAACATAGCCTGCAATGACGAATTCCTGTCGTCCAATGCATTTCGACTTACGCCAATCGTTGCTGCGACCGCTTCTATAAGATGCCTCCCTGAGCTTCGACACAATGCCCTCAAGGCCAAGTCCGCAGGCATTCTTCAGTACCGCAGCCCCATCGGCATCAAAGGCCTCGCTGAAGCGAAGTGTTGACGATGATGCAGAAATTAATTTTTCGAGCAGCGTTTTGCGCTCAACCAGAGGCGTCTGGCGAAGGTCTTTGCCATCAACATGCAGTAGATCGAAAAGGTAATAAACGAATCGATCAGAACGTCCCTCCCTTAGATCCTCTTGCAAAGCTGAAAAGTCAGACAGTCCCGACTGGCTTTCGACAACGATCTCCCCATCAAATATGGCTTCGTTCACGCTCGTACCAACAAGATCTCTGGCAATCTGCTGGCCAAATTTTTCAGTCCAATCCAGTCCCCCACGCGAATAAAGGGCGACCTTGCCCCCCGCAATATGAGCCTGGATGCGATAACCGTCGAACTTGATCTCGTGAAGCCAGCGGTTTCCATCTGGAGCAACTGATACGAGCGTAGCGAGCTCAGGTTTGACGAAACTCGGCATCGGTCGCTTCTTCGCATTTTTGATATTTGCGCCCCCACCATCCCCTTGAGCGTTCGACTTTTTGTTG
This genomic window contains:
- a CDS encoding PAS domain-containing sensor histidine kinase, which codes for MDSAVLFLHARGQSADEIRMLDWNSNPIGKPENWPTSLITAVQMMLASHFPKAIIWGPEFTTIYNDAFRQILGEKENCMGASFRDIWAEAWDEIQPMVQKAYAGEAIFIEDFPLVIDRHGYPEQCYFTFCYSPIYNERGQIAGMMDTVIETTTKVEAEKHARILNAELAHRIKNTFSIVAAIAGQTFNNNADEEVINTFTRRLFALGNAHDVLRLGKSSEGSLRQIVSGITNALAVADRVQISGPDVLIGPKGASTLSLLIHELTTNAIKYGALSNNEGHVLLEVAVSKKQDDAVFSLRWAEFGGPPVIAPTKTGFGSKLIKMGLLGAGEVDADYGTEGFVAKFSAPLRQLQGEGRLFDST
- a CDS encoding outer membrane protein → MKIKSLLLASTVALIATTGAKAADAIVEEPAPVIVAEPIFSWTGAYIGGQIGYGWGKSEFEDAFRVKPDGFLGGLYAGYNFDVGNNFILGVDGDITYNNLKDNYSATDGDIAGDLESKLRWSGAVRARAGVAFDRFMPYIAGGVAFGSVKNTLSATDGVDEISVSQSKTYTGWTAGAGVDYAATDNLILRLEYRYTDYGKKDFDFGTDVSVEDKFKTHDVRLGVAYKF
- a CDS encoding DNA topoisomerase IB — encoded protein: MWFVVVIRQGKYDWGCKLLKKSSAVPLLQNNAAHGLVHVSDTAPGIRRLRCGAGFRYVRFDKKAISVADRNRIAKLAIPPAWNDVWICCDQRGHIQATGRDTRGRKQYRYHSAWMAMQEETKFSSLPDFAGALSRLRKVVDIDMRRRSLCREKVVATVIWLMDRLLLRVGNPDYARDNKSFGVTTLRNRHLRDERGGLRLAFTGKSGKMWSLKLSDKRIARIIRSIQELPGQQLFQYIDGAGDRCPVSSQDINDYLRVTMRSDFTSKHFRTWAATATALELLRCLDLPDSDRAQKQRLNSAIDKVAHMLGNTRTVCRQSYIHPAIPEHWLAGKLGSQIDAAGAIRLVAPELSDAERRTLKWLLFIDAEKS
- the ku gene encoding non-homologous end joining protein Ku, which encodes MPHAFWKGYLKLSLVTCAVELTPATSESEKVRFHTLNVETGNRVISRYVDSVTHKPVRDDDEVKGFDKGDGSYVILEEDELEAVALESTRTIDIDKFVPRDSIGWIWYDKPHYLAPSDKVGQEAFSVIREAMVKSAVFGLARLVMYRRERAVLLEPRGRGIVLWTLRFGDEVRNATDYFSTIEDSKPDKKLLSMVRRLIKGKTEDWKPDFLQDPMQKNLQSMIAAKKKKKTASVSKPRKTAPETEGNVINIMDALRKSLAGENTKS
- the ligD gene encoding DNA ligase D, which encodes MGQSLETYRRKRDFTLTNEPRGKSSRTKRELFVVQKHDARRLHYDFRLEMDGVLKSWAVTRGPSLVPGEKRLAVHVEDHPLEYADFEGTIPKGKYGGGTVIVWDTGRWKSTADAHQQYKKGHLEFELTGEKLKGRWHLIRMHGKPDEKRENWLLIKGEDEFSRNPDEPDILVEMPKSVKTGRAIADVEHEAPGWSSKTGSINKKSNAQGDGGGANIKNAKKRPMPSFVKPELATLVSVAPDGNRWLHEIKFDGYRIQAHIAGGKVALYSRGGLDWTEKFGQQIARDLVGTSVNEAIFDGEIVVESQSGLSDFSALQEDLREGRSDRFVYYLFDLLHVDGKDLRQTPLVERKTLLEKLISASSSTLRFSEAFDADGAAVLKNACGLGLEGIVSKLREASYRSGRSNDWRKSKCIGRQEFVIAGYVPSTVTRAAIGSLLLGVQDKKGLVPVGRVGTGFSVRIAKELYKRLQAMRQGGSPFAVPLTADERRGAKFVTPLLVAEIEFRAWTADKRLRHASFRGVRDDKAAKDVIWEKQTMSPRISSKGPEEIDVKLTHPDRVYWPGEGVTKQGLADYYSAIWSSIEPFIVNRPLALLRCPTGIDGEHFFQRHAWKGLNEHIIEVQDPENKEEEPYISIRDFNGLIGLVQAATLEIHPWGSTLKNWELPDTLTMDLDPGEGVPWSRVIEAAIETKERLEKLGLKTFVKTSGGKGLHVVAPLKPKVDWDALKSFTKAIADQMAADSPDRYVSTISKAKRKGKILIDYLRNQRGMTAVAPYSPRARPGAAVSMPLGWDEVTSAIGPAHFTIVNTPNRLAALNSDPWQDFRSAETPLPKLKK